The nucleotide sequence CCTCGTTCATGCTCAAGAGCTCTTTCAGACTGCTTTCTCGCTTTGGAGTCAGGTTCTCAGGGTTCATGAACAGGTTGAACCGCTGACCCTTGATAAAGGGCTTGTTCTCTTCTTCAGCCTGACGCCACTCCCTGCGCCTTATCTGATCTATCACATCATTATAATTGGCAATAATGTGAAACTTGTCGTATACAATATCCGCATTGGGCAAGTGCTCTTTCACCGAAGCCTGATAGCTGCCACCACGGTCTATGCCAACACACTCGATGCTCGCTTTTTGCTCTTCAGTCAGGCTGCTCAAGAACTCATCCAGAGTCTCTTTTCGCTTGCCTTCACCAAGGAAGAGGGTTTCTCCTGAGTCGGCGTTAAGAACAACGGTAAGATACTGATGGCCTTTGCCAATGGATTTTTCGTCAATGAGCAGAGCGCGAATACCGTCACGCTTTGGAGCTGAAAGCATTCTCAGCAGCATCTCTTTATCCCAACGACGGGCAGTACCACCGGATATAGCAATGAATTCAGGCACCTTGTCGCAGGGCATATAGCGACATAAATGGCTGACGTGTCGTTTAAGGCGATCGGTTGCCTGAGCCTTGGGAGTTAAACCAGGAATAGTAACGGTTTCAATATTGTTGCAGTGTGAGCAGCGGCCCTGAAAAGCTGTGAAGAGAAGATTTACCTGTAGAACTCCCAGTGGTAAATCCTGGACACACCGATCTTTTGTCTTCATTTGTCCCATAGGGGTTTCACATTGACTGCATTTCTCGTGCTGAATTCGGCCATCCCTGCGGAGATAGACAAAAGCTTGTTTGACTTCCCAATCAATATCAATCTGCTCGATTACCCAGCCGGGAAATGCGAACATAGGACGTAGTGAGGGTGTTGTACACATGTCTGATCCTTCAGAAATTTTGATCTGTTCAAATCAATCTTTCCTGAAAGGCTATTTCTGTTGCAACCCCTCATTTTCCATCAGCCAACCTGTAAAAGCCCCGTAAATGTTCGCGTCGTAAGCCGGATTGCTCATTGCAGCGGTGGGGAATGGTACCTTTGGAGCGTTAAACTCTTTCGGGTCCATGATCACATCACGAACCTTCTGAGCGTTTTCCTGTGTTGCAACCTTGTTAAACAGCGGCGACCAGCCTTCAGGGCCACGACCACGTTTGGTCAGTAGCTCACCTTTTGGATCGTGTCCGTAAAGTTGTAACTTATCGCCGGAAATTTTGAGGTCGTAGTAAAAGCCGGACTTTTCATCAAACATGTGGGTGTTGATGTAGGTTGCTATCTTCTCTGCGTCTTCACGGTAGGTTTTGGCGTCGTCCGGCTTACTCAGGAGGTCTGCCATTTGCGCCAGGAAGTTCTTTTCACCCGCCAGGTAAGAGTTGATGTCAACGGATTCCTGGTTGATGGTGTAGCCTACTGGTTCACCATTCACCTTGTGCTGGAAGAAGCGGGGTGTCCAGTCGGCACGGGCAAGAACCATGTTGCCGTCGTATTCTTTCTCCGCATACGCTTGCAGCTGTTCATCAGAAATAAAGCCAAAGTTAGCAGCGTTATCCCTGCCGGATTCCCAGCCTGCACCATCCTGTGCCGGAGCAGAAATATCAACTTTGCCCCAGTCTGCCATATCATCGTACATTTCAGTGCTGTAGCAGACTTTCTTGCTTTCTCCTTCGCAGAACTGCCCCATCATGCCTTTCAGTTCATCAGGCATTTTCAGGTCATCGGAATAAGTGAATTTGAATTTTAATTCGCCATTTTCATCATTGTGAGCCGGATCCATAGTGGCACCATACTCAACAATACCGTTTCCATTGACGTCACGGTTTCTGTACCACCAGTTATGGTACTCAACCAGCTGTGGGTACATTTCTGCGATCCACTTGACGGCATCGTCTTCACGACCCAGCTCTTTCAGACCCAGATAGGTTTCCCATACGGACCAGGACGCCAGGGATGGCTTAGTATTGCGTTCGTTCCAGTTGTCGCCGTCCAGGTGATCAGCGTTTTGCAGGTGTCGAATTACATCATTATTAAATGGTTTTTCTACACGGAGGGACTGGGCATTCGGGAACACCACGTCAATCAACATACCGGCATCCTGTGGACGCAGTGTGTCGTCTTTAGTCACCTGATAGTCGAACATGGCACGCACGTTGTCCATCGCCAGATCAGGGTTGATGTGGGCCAGTGCGTAAACGTGCTTCCAGCTGTCCCACGGCCAGATGCCACCGGCAAACCATGGTGCGGTATAAGAGGGTGTTACACCGGAGGTCTGCAGGAAGCCATAGGGCGAACGCCAGTTGGTGTGCAGGTTCTGGATGGTTTTTACCGCCAGACGGGACTGCTGTTTGGTGGCTTTATCGTTGGTCAGACCGTTTTTCAGGTAACCTTCCCAGCGATCTGCAGACTTCTTGAAATGGCTTTCAGGGTTGTTCAGGATGCTTGCAGTCCGCTTTTCAATGTCGGCTACTTCATTCGCATCGTGACCGTAGGCTTGGGTGGACCAGACAGAAGAAGAGCTACCGGCGGCAATGGTAACCGGCGAGGATTTGGACTCATAGCTGAGTGGATCATTCAGATTGAATTTTGTTTCAAGCGTGCGACGAATCATAAAAGTCGCATCATCCTGAGTCATCATCACATAGGTATCACGCTGTTCATTCAGGCGGACATTGATACCATAAATGTCAGGCGTGAAGGTGCGGAAGTCTTCACCGTATTTTCCTGTCACTGTTTCTTTATTTGTGACACCCGGTTTACGATACAACTCTTCTGTCAGCTCACCTGCCCAGTTAAAGGTCAGCTCTTTTGCAGAGCTGGATTTGTTCAGGACAGTGGTCTTAACCAGGGAGACGCGTTTATCGACAAAACGCATTTCCATAGCGACTTCAATATCTCCCAGATCATAACGCTGGTACAGGGCGCCGGGGTAAGAAATCAGTTCAGGATTTTTAACCGAGGTCAGGTCGTAAACACGGCCGTTGCTGTCAGTCAGGGACAGTTGGTCCATGTATTTGCCCAGCAGGACATTGTACTCTTCAGCGATAATGGAGGGGCCGGTGAAGCTGCCGTAAGTATCAGCACTGCCCGGCAGCAGGAAGCCGTGCCAGCTACCATTGTCGTACAGTGGGTTGAATTTAATATTACTGTATTTGTCCCGCTCACGCAGAGCCATTGGGTTGCCGCTACGGTTCAGCACGTTGTCATACTGCAGGGCAATTTTACCCAGAGGGTTCAGGGAAGAACGATCAATGTTAACTTCATCGTCATCATTTTTGTCGGTACAGCCTGTCAGTAGCATTGATGCAATGATTGATGCTGCCAGTAAACTTTTCTTAAAGCGCATAGCTGATAGAAGCCTAACTAAGGGGTTGAATAAACTTTTTTCAGGCAAAAGCTGACCGGCCTTTTGAAGGGGCGACAGATAGCTGATACCAGTGAAATTGAGTATGTGGACGGAACTCAGCAAACAAAAAACAAAGAGGAAAGCGTAAGATTACCTACGGCAGGTAAAACCGTATACTGAAACATTTCCTCACAAGAATTGGTGAAATACTATGTAAGGTATCGATAAAAATATATGATCTTTATCAAATTTTAGTAATATTAAGCTATGAATTCGTGCTTTTCTTAGTCGTTGTGAACGGTAAATTTTTCGACAAAAATGTTAGACCCACTCTTGGCTATGGTCGTAAAACGACAGAAGTATTACATTTTTCACATCTTGCACATCACTTGTTCTATATTTTATTTGAACTTTTTTACTTTAAGTGTTTTGTCGGAATTCTTCTTATTTTGCTGTTATTTGCTCAAAAATAAAGAGGTTTACTTTACGTTAAGGTTTTTTTAGAAAAATTTCCTGATTGTGGTATAAAGGCAGCTTTTTTCTCGGGGGTTTAAATGGCTACGCTCAAAGAAATTGCACTTGAAGCAGGGGTTTCGCTGTCAACGGTATCGAGGGTGTTAAACGATGATCCGACCATCAGTGTCAAAAATGAAACCCGTCATAAAATTCTGGAGGTTGCTGAACAGCTGGAGTACAAAAGCACTCGTAAAAGAAAGAGGCAGCAGGAAGCGGCACTGAATATATTGGCTGTTTACAACTACAATCAGGAAAACGAAGTCCATGATCCCTACTACCTTTCCATCCGCTACGGAGTAGAGCTTCAGTGCAAGAAGCTTAATTTCAACCTGAAAGAAAGCTACGGGTTTAACCCGGAGAGCGATGTTGGCAGTTGTAGCGGTGTACTCCTGGTTGGCTGTGGGTCAGACACCCTGCTTCAACAATTGAAAAAACGCTTTCAGCATGTGGTGTGTATAGATAGTAATCGCTTTGAGGGTGAGGTTGATTGTGTCTATACGGATTTGGGCAGGATCAGTCGACAGGTGGTTGATCTGTTTGTCAATGAAGGCTACTCAAAGCTGGGTTTTATTGGTGGCCGGGATATAGGAGCCGCGACTGATGAGCGTGAAGAAGCTTTTCTGAGTTATGGTCAGAAAAAAGGGGTAGTTTCATCGCAGGATGTTTATGTCGGTGAATTTTCAAGCTCCTCAGGCTATAAGCTGGCACAGGCAATGATTAAGAAATCTCTGCCAGAAGCTATCTTTGTCGCATCGGATTCCATGGCTATCGGTGTGCTGCGTGCGTTGCACGAGTGTCAGATAAAAGTGCCGAGTGATGTAGCACTGATGAGTGTTAATGATATTCCGACGGCAAAGTTTACCTTTCCTCCTTTGTCGACATTCAGGATTCACTCAGAACTCATGGGGGTTCAGGGTGTGAATCTGCTGTCAGAGCAGGTTCGGGAGGAGCGAGATATTCCACTGACCCTGACCATCCCGGCCCGGTTGAAGAGCCGGGGAACTACTCGCTAACAGTTCTGTACAGGTATCAGGGACGAATACCATCACAGACTTCTACTGCTGGTGCGCTGCTGCCCTGGCTGTTATTCATGCATGCTGACAACAAGTAAAAGACAGCCGTCTTGTTCTTTCTGACTCCGATTTCAGGTTTTTTGTCATTTATTCGATGTGATCATTAGAGAAATAATGTGTTCAGTTTTTTCTGAACTGTTGATGAGTTTTGATTTGAATCAGTTATTTCTGGTTAACATCCGGTTAAGGTGATGAGTAAAATTTTACTAAAATCTATTTTGTCTGGAATTGCCTGGGATTATTGAGACTCCGGTCAGTCATCTTGTCCGGGGCACTTAAACCCAATAAATGTTACTGGAGTAAATATGACGGCTGTTGTTTATGGAGACCTGCAGGTCGCCGATTTGTACGAAGAGATCAATCATGTCCCTGCGGTGATGGAAAATCACCAGATTAATGGCATTAATAAAGAAGCGCCAAGGGTTAACGCGTTTCCTTACACGGTTGAAGCGCTGGCACTGAACAATAAGCCAGAGCTGGCGGGTAACTACCTGTCTCTGAACGGTTTGTGGAAGTTCAAC is from Endozoicomonas gorgoniicola and encodes:
- the ygjK gene encoding alpha-glucosidase, whose translation is MRFKKSLLAASIIASMLLTGCTDKNDDDEVNIDRSSLNPLGKIALQYDNVLNRSGNPMALRERDKYSNIKFNPLYDNGSWHGFLLPGSADTYGSFTGPSIIAEEYNVLLGKYMDQLSLTDSNGRVYDLTSVKNPELISYPGALYQRYDLGDIEVAMEMRFVDKRVSLVKTTVLNKSSSAKELTFNWAGELTEELYRKPGVTNKETVTGKYGEDFRTFTPDIYGINVRLNEQRDTYVMMTQDDATFMIRRTLETKFNLNDPLSYESKSSPVTIAAGSSSSVWSTQAYGHDANEVADIEKRTASILNNPESHFKKSADRWEGYLKNGLTNDKATKQQSRLAVKTIQNLHTNWRSPYGFLQTSGVTPSYTAPWFAGGIWPWDSWKHVYALAHINPDLAMDNVRAMFDYQVTKDDTLRPQDAGMLIDVVFPNAQSLRVEKPFNNDVIRHLQNADHLDGDNWNERNTKPSLASWSVWETYLGLKELGREDDAVKWIAEMYPQLVEYHNWWYRNRDVNGNGIVEYGATMDPAHNDENGELKFKFTYSDDLKMPDELKGMMGQFCEGESKKVCYSTEMYDDMADWGKVDISAPAQDGAGWESGRDNAANFGFISDEQLQAYAEKEYDGNMVLARADWTPRFFQHKVNGEPVGYTINQESVDINSYLAGEKNFLAQMADLLSKPDDAKTYREDAEKIATYINTHMFDEKSGFYYDLKISGDKLQLYGHDPKGELLTKRGRGPEGWSPLFNKVATQENAQKVRDVIMDPKEFNAPKVPFPTAAMSNPAYDANIYGAFTGWLMENEGLQQK
- the ebgR gene encoding transcriptional regulator EbgR; the encoded protein is MATLKEIALEAGVSLSTVSRVLNDDPTISVKNETRHKILEVAEQLEYKSTRKRKRQQEAALNILAVYNYNQENEVHDPYYLSIRYGVELQCKKLNFNLKESYGFNPESDVGSCSGVLLVGCGSDTLLQQLKKRFQHVVCIDSNRFEGEVDCVYTDLGRISRQVVDLFVNEGYSKLGFIGGRDIGAATDEREEAFLSYGQKKGVVSSQDVYVGEFSSSSGYKLAQAMIKKSLPEAIFVASDSMAIGVLRALHECQIKVPSDVALMSVNDIPTAKFTFPPLSTFRIHSELMGVQGVNLLSEQVREERDIPLTLTIPARLKSRGTTR
- a CDS encoding ISL3 family transposase codes for the protein MCTTPSLRPMFAFPGWVIEQIDIDWEVKQAFVYLRRDGRIQHEKCSQCETPMGQMKTKDRCVQDLPLGVLQVNLLFTAFQGRCSHCNNIETVTIPGLTPKAQATDRLKRHVSHLCRYMPCDKVPEFIAISGGTARRWDKEMLLRMLSAPKRDGIRALLIDEKSIGKGHQYLTVVLNADSGETLFLGEGKRKETLDEFLSSLTEEQKASIECVGIDRGGSYQASVKEHLPNADIVYDKFHIIANYNDVIDQIRRREWRQAEEENKPFIKGQRFNLFMNPENLTPKRESSLKELLSMNEDLNQAYILKDMLKQLWTYTYKACAGKFLDRWIELAKETGIAELKRFAKGLDRAREGLLSYCHHRITSAKIEAFNGVIKRIIYKACGYNDLDYLYLKIRQEAVK